In a genomic window of Helianthus annuus cultivar XRQ/B chromosome 10, HanXRQr2.0-SUNRISE, whole genome shotgun sequence:
- the LOC110883538 gene encoding uncharacterized protein LOC110883538, with product MNETFSDAIGKYIEVYMDDLVIMSKEEGTMLVNIQKTFNTLRSVSIKLNPAKCSFGMEEGKFLGFIVTNEGFKVNPEKVQAIERMPSLSNIKDMQKLAGRLAGLNRFLANHAAKSFPFIKTLRNCMKKSQFQWTPEAENAFREMKDCLIKLPTLTAPNKGEPLVLYLSASDWAVGAVLLVDRQGVQTPVYYVSRTLTDPETRYAIMEKLVLALIHASRRLRRYFANHTIHVLTNYNIGNILARPEISGRLAKWAIELGGHNVVFRPRPSIKGQVLADFMTEVPDNKERECKAMEKAEKKQTEEPWLLYTDGASNEDGAGAGLRLVSPDKHEFTYAIRLDFKSTNNEAEYEAFLAGLRLAIKMGVRHIEAHVDSMLVAGQINGQYEAKGDIMALYLNQAKTLLQTFYSYKVHHINRSENKPADALSKLASTSFQHLAKDVRIEVLSNPSVPLREVSVIQTGTTSWMTPIIMYLQLGILPENKAEARKIQYKSEHYQMADGLLYRKSYLGPLLRCVDADEASYLIREVHEGICGIHAGPRMVVAKVMNTGYYWLGMHLDAVKELRKCSGCQRHAPKTMRPKNELVPVTTAWPFQQWGIDMRRKHSHQPPRRSSRDSYGNKSYAALACLSESSPITELTSQQTTSSDGSKNYTSNIPSLRLHTHKGMVK from the exons ATGAACGAAACATTCAGTGACGCCATTGGCAAGTACATAGAAGTTTACATGGATGACCTGGTGATTATGAGCAAAGAGGAAGGCACGATGCTGGTCAACATCCAAAAGACCTTCAACACGCTACGCAGCGTAAGTATCAAGCTGAACCCAGCAAAGTGCTCGTTCGgaatggaagaaggaaagttctTAGGGTTCATCGTCACAAATGAAGGTTTTAAAGTAAATCCAGAAAAGGTCCAAGCCATAGAAAGGATGCCTTCACTGTCAAACATCAAAGACATGCAAAAATTAGCAGGACGATTAGCCGGACTCAATCGTTTCCTAGCTAACCACGCTGCAAAATCCTTCCCATTCATCAAGACCTTGCGCAATTGCATGAAAAAAAGCCAGTTccaatggactccggaagcagaaaacgcgttccgcgagatgaaagattgCCTCATCAAACTGCCAACGctaaccgcaccaaacaaaggAGAACCCTTGGTACTTTATCTCTCAGCTTCCGATTGGGCAGTCGGGGCTGTACTACTCGTCGATCGTCAAGGTGTTCAAACACCAGTTTACTATGTGTCGCGAACCTTGACCGATCCAGAAACCCGATATGCAATCATGGAGAAGCTAGTCCTTGCACTGATTCACGCATCAAGACGGCTGCGCAGATATTTTGCCAATCATACCATCCACGTGTTAACAAACTACAACATTGGAAATATCCTTGCAAGGCCAGAGATATCAGGAAGACTAgccaaatgggcaatagagctgggAGGTCACAACGTAGTTTTCAGACCACGACCATCGATCAAAGGCCAGGTCTTGGCAGATTTTATGACAGAAGTTCCAGATAACAAAGAAAGGGAATGTAAAGCGATGGAGAAAGCTGAGAAAAAACAAACAGAAGAACCATGGCTGTTGTACACAGATGGTGCATCTAACGAAGATGGAGCAGGTGCAGGGCTGAGGCTGGTAAGCCCTGACAAACACGAATTCACATACGCCATACGCCTGGATTTCAAGAGCACAAACAACGAAGCAGAGTACGAAGCTTTCCTGGCTGGCTTACGATTGGCGATCAAAATGGGGGTCCGACACATCGAAGCGCATGTGGACTCCATGTTAGTAGCAGGCCAAATCAACGGCCAATACGAAGCCAAGGGCGATATAATGGCACTCTATCTCAACCAAGCGAAAACGTTGCTGCAAACCTTCTATTCctacaaggtgcaccacataaaCCGAAGCGAAAACAAGCCAGCAGATGCACTAAGCAAGCTCGCATCAACAAGTTTCCAGCACCTAGCAAAGGATGTGCGCATAGAGGTTTTGAGCAACCCATCCGTTCCACTCAGAGAAGTAAGTGTCATCCAGACAGGAACAACGTCCTGGATGACGCCGATAATCATGTACTTACAGTTAGGGATACTTCCCGAAAACAAAGCCGAGGCGCGAAAGATCCAGTACAAATCAGAACATTATCAGATGGCAGACGGGCTACTGTACCGAAAGTCATATCTCGGCCCACTGCTGAGATGTGTAGACGCCGACGAAGCAAGTTACCTAATCcgggaagtgcatgaaggaatttGTGGTATTCATGCTGGGCCTCGAATGGTGGTGGCAAAAGTGATGAATACTGGATACTACTGGCTCGGGATGCATCTTGATGCCGTGAAAGAATTGAGAAAGTGCAGCGGCTGTCAGAGACATGCACCAAAGACCATGCGCCCCAAAAATGAACTAGTACCAGTAACAACTGCATGGCCTTTTcaacaatggggcatagacatg aggcgaaagcACTCGCATCAACCACCTCGGCGGTCGTCAAGAgattcatatgggaacaaatcatatgccgcTTTGGCCTGCCTCTCCGAATCATCACCGATAACGGAACTAACTTCGCAGCAGACGACCTCGAGCGATGGTTCAAAGAATTACACATCGAACATACCTTCTCTTCGGTTGCACACCCACAAGGGAATGGTCAAGTAG